A region of Paraburkholderia largidicola DNA encodes the following proteins:
- the dapC gene encoding succinyldiaminopimelate transaminase, whose amino-acid sequence MNPLLDSLQPYPFEKLHLLFKDVTPPASLAHISFGIGEPKHPTPELIKKAVIDSLGGLAAYPLTLGTPALRETIAKWVTQRYNLPPVDPVTQVLPVSGSREALFALAQTVIDPKKNAQGEPAIVLCPNPFYQIYEGAALLAGAQPYFANSDPKRNFGCDYSAIPDDVWARTQLLYVCSPGNPTGAVLTLDDWRELFELSDRHGFVIASDECYSEIYFDESRPPLGGLEAAHKLGRGFERLVMLSSLSKRSNVPGMRSGFVAGDASILKQFLLYRTYHGAALSTVYQSASIAAWSDEAHVRENRAMYVQKFSTVTPMLAGVLDVKLPDAAFYLWANVARTGLSDDEFARRLYADYNVTVLPGSFLARTAHDTNPGRDFVRLALVAGVDECTEGARRIVEFCRALKA is encoded by the coding sequence GTGAATCCGCTACTCGACTCCCTTCAGCCTTATCCCTTCGAAAAGCTGCATCTGCTCTTCAAGGACGTCACGCCGCCCGCCAGCCTTGCGCACATCAGCTTCGGGATCGGCGAGCCGAAGCATCCGACGCCCGAGCTGATCAAAAAGGCCGTGATCGATTCGCTCGGCGGTCTGGCAGCGTATCCGCTCACGCTCGGCACCCCGGCGCTGCGCGAGACGATCGCAAAGTGGGTCACGCAGCGCTACAACTTGCCGCCCGTCGACCCCGTCACTCAGGTGCTGCCTGTGTCCGGCTCGCGCGAAGCGCTGTTCGCGCTGGCGCAAACGGTGATCGACCCGAAGAAAAACGCGCAGGGCGAGCCTGCGATCGTACTCTGTCCGAACCCGTTCTATCAAATCTACGAAGGCGCGGCGCTGCTGGCGGGCGCGCAGCCGTACTTCGCCAACAGCGACCCGAAGCGCAACTTCGGGTGCGACTACTCGGCCATTCCCGACGACGTCTGGGCACGCACCCAGCTGCTCTACGTCTGCTCGCCGGGCAATCCGACGGGCGCCGTGCTGACGCTCGACGACTGGCGCGAACTGTTCGAACTGTCGGACCGTCACGGCTTCGTGATCGCGTCGGACGAATGCTACTCGGAGATCTATTTCGACGAGTCGCGTCCGCCGCTCGGCGGGCTCGAAGCGGCGCACAAGCTCGGCCGCGGTTTCGAGCGGCTCGTGATGCTGTCGAGCCTGTCCAAGCGCTCGAACGTGCCGGGCATGCGCTCGGGCTTCGTCGCGGGCGACGCGTCGATCCTCAAGCAGTTCCTGCTATACCGCACCTATCACGGCGCGGCCCTGTCGACGGTCTACCAGTCGGCGAGCATTGCTGCCTGGAGCGACGAGGCGCATGTGCGCGAAAACCGCGCGATGTACGTACAGAAGTTCTCGACCGTCACGCCGATGCTCGCCGGGGTGCTCGACGTCAAGCTGCCCGACGCCGCGTTCTACCTGTGGGCGAACGTCGCGCGCACGGGCCTGTCGGACGACGAGTTCGCCCGCCGCCTGTACGCCGACTATAATGTGACGGTTCTGCCCGGCTCGTTTCTCGCGCGCACCGCGCACGACACGAACCCCGGCCGCGATTTCGTCCGCCTCGCGCTGGTCGCCGGCGTCGACGAATGCACGGAGGGCGCGCGGCGCATCGTCGAGTTCTGCCGCGCCTTGAAGGCTTGA
- a CDS encoding DMT family transporter gives MNLPLRNTLGTAWPTLAIMLGASVWGMVWYPLRMLHALGVTGTAASALTSGAGCLFVLLVRRSAIKTVRWHWLLPALALFAGITNLGFVWGAIHGQVMRVLLLFYLTPAWTALFAHFILHERLTWAGAALAALSLAGAMMMLWSPQLGIPVPGSLAEWAGLAAGMAFAMSNVLILKTSRELPGMKAEMRTAVIFGGAAIFGGCASFFEAMPAPPTDTHIGMAVFLVLAIGFVLATNNMLVQYGLARVPANRASIIMLFEIVITALTAWLFAGEVPGPREWAGGACIVLASALSSWVHRAKPAEKADAGKDGNADGNGKNRPRAMV, from the coding sequence ATGAATCTCCCGCTTCGCAACACCTTGGGCACAGCCTGGCCGACGCTCGCGATCATGCTGGGCGCGTCGGTTTGGGGGATGGTCTGGTATCCGCTGCGCATGCTCCACGCGCTCGGCGTGACGGGCACGGCGGCGAGCGCGTTGACGAGCGGCGCAGGGTGCCTGTTCGTGCTGCTCGTGCGGCGCAGCGCGATCAAAACGGTGCGCTGGCACTGGCTGCTGCCTGCGCTCGCGCTGTTCGCGGGCATTACCAACCTCGGCTTCGTGTGGGGGGCGATCCACGGCCAGGTCATGCGCGTGCTGCTGCTGTTCTATCTGACGCCCGCCTGGACGGCGCTATTCGCGCATTTCATCCTGCACGAGCGGCTGACGTGGGCGGGTGCGGCGCTCGCGGCGCTGTCGCTGGCCGGCGCGATGATGATGCTGTGGTCGCCGCAGCTCGGCATTCCCGTGCCGGGAAGTCTCGCCGAATGGGCGGGGCTCGCAGCGGGGATGGCCTTCGCGATGAGCAACGTGCTGATCCTCAAGACGAGCCGCGAACTGCCCGGCATGAAGGCGGAGATGCGCACGGCCGTGATCTTCGGCGGCGCGGCGATTTTCGGCGGTTGCGCGTCGTTTTTCGAAGCGATGCCGGCGCCGCCGACGGACACGCATATCGGCATGGCGGTGTTCCTCGTGCTCGCCATCGGCTTCGTGCTGGCCACGAACAACATGCTCGTGCAATACGGACTCGCGCGCGTGCCGGCCAACCGCGCGTCGATCATCATGCTGTTCGAGATCGTCATTACGGCGCTCACCGCGTGGCTGTTCGCGGGCGAAGTGCCCGGTCCGCGCGAATGGGCTGGCGGCGCGTGTATCGTGCTGGCGTCGGCGCTGTCGAGCTGGGTGCATCGGGCGAAGCCGGCAGAGAAGGCGGACGCCGGCAAGGATGGAAACGCTGACGGCAACGGTAAGAATCGCCCACGCGCGATGGTATGA